The sequence ATTAACAagccattaattataatcaaccaaaatgggagtatagggttagaatttagaaatatttaactatttaaaaactaataattatatatatttatttataatattataatattaattatattataaatataattcggatttcggatttttttcggatttttaaggtgccaatccgatccgatccgaaaatccgaaatttgcttaaaattcaatccgatccgatccgaaaatccgaaaaatccgaaccaaattttaaatttcgatttggttcggatcggatattcggatttcggatattttgctcacccctagcttTCATCATcctatttattttgaatatttttatgttttttgagTTGTTCATTACCCAATTTCAATTGAATATGAATGGCTTCTAGAAACTCACCTCAATAAAATTTGGCTGATTGGCTTCACCGTTATAATTCGGACATATAAAGTTGGTATGAGagacattttaattatttgttttgaCGGATGCATGCTCCTCTTGAGTTGAATTGAAGATATCATAATATTGTGAGAagaaataaatgtatatatgtatTGCCGTGAATTAAAATATGGAGTAAGATGTaacatataaaaagaaaaaggtgatTGAGAGACCAGTACTATCCAAAGTCACTAGATAGGCAGAAAATCCAGTCAAATTTGTTTGTATTTAATCTTTTTCAAATATAAAGGCTGGACACCTTTGATTTTTTATTAGAAGGATCTAGTGTTCTCTCTCTTTTGTcctttttttcatgaattaaataaaaacttctTTTATGTGTTAATTAAAAGTCAATTTTTAATAGTTAGATTTTTACTTTTTAGATCAATCGATATTatcgaataataataataatactaataataataataatattgatgatgatgatgatgatgatgatgatgatgatgatgatgtgtaatgtcaattttcattataaaataattcaaatttatttaataactataattattattatactttatacaaagttgaaaatatacgtttcaaattcaagattttattgagtaattaatgtggattattttattttattttattattaaaatatatttgtcatttatttatattttaattttagttaatactCCCGCGAATcatgacccatttcttttcggcacgagaattaaggagagtGTGTTTATTGATTTAAGTGTCTTTGCTAATAAAGTGAATAACTGTTTAAGGATTGCTTTTATTATGTCTATTATTATTCCTTTTATTTTGACAATTTGATCTTCATAAtttctttataaattaattattataattagttaaatatgattaattaattaaatattgaaataatcaaaatactgaaaatttttaatttactttttataaattCTACACTTCACCACACAAAATTAAAAGCTGTGCAGAGACACCTATTAAAGCAGGAAGTACACGGATTCTTATAAATTGAAATTGTTTCAAAATCCCCCAAAAATATTGGTGGCAGTACAATGGATGCTCTAATATTTCATTGTCTGCCTAAATTTCCCACCAAAACCTAAATTACAAATCTATTTAAGAGAGTTATAACACAGAAACATAACAagctaacaaaaaaaaaaaaaaacctaacaAGCTAAAATGAGGAAAGATCTCACTACAACACAAAGAAATCAAGTGGTGCGATTCATCCTCCAAGGCAGCATTGATGGGAAGCCGTAACATGGCAAAATACATGAAGCCGTTCAGAAATTCTCAACCTCTCGTTCCACTGTTGCTCGACTATGGAGGTCTGCAAGAAAGCAAcatcaagaaggtgaagttatAAACAATGTAAGTCGAAAGATTACTACAAAACGTAGAACTCAAGTTCATCTAGATTTGACTGTTCTGTCAAATCTCGAATACCCCAAGCGGGGCACGATTGGGAAGTTTGCAGTTGGTCTAGAAATCAGTAAGAGCGCCATTGGCAGGTGGGTGAAATCTGGAAAAATCAGAGCACACACAAGTGCTCTAAAACCAGATTTGACAGCCACCAACAAGCTATTGAGGCTGCGATTCTCACTTGAATCCTTAGAATTGGATAGGATGcttaataaaatcaaattcagAGATATGCATAACACCGTGCATATAGACGAGAAGTGGTTTTACATTACTCGAGGTTCACATAGATACTACTTAGCACCCGGAGAGCCCGAGCCACACCGAACATGTAAAAGCAAGAAATTCATTACCAAGATCATGTTTATGTGCGCTGTAACAAGGCCATTGATAGCAGAAAATGGCATTGTTTTATTTGATGGTAAAATAGGCGTATTTCCATTCACCATCCAAGTTCCAGCTAAGAGAAATAGTAGGAACAGACAAGCCGGCACCCTTGAGACTAAAGCAATCGAGCCAATCACAAAAGAAGTGATTAAAGATTGTTTAATCAACAAGGTACGGCTGTCGCACTTAGATTATTTATGCAGTTAATTAATGCAAACGTATCTAGTGTTGTTGTCTCAGATTATAATATCATCATCGACATGTTTAGTTTATGTTCTTACCATGTTTAGTTTCTATTCTTACCATGTTTAGTATCTGTTCTTAGCAAGGAAGTGCACAAAACATACAATCACCATATAAAACTCATCatttcagaatataaaactCACCATTTCAGTGCATATATCATTTTAACATATCATACCAGCCACAATGGCTAAGTGGCCAGAGGGAGCTAGCAAAGATATATTCATTCAACAAGACAATGCAAGGCCCCACATACTGGATAATGATCCAAATTTCAGGAAGGCAGCTAGTCAATGAGGCGTCAACATTAGACTCACACAACAACCACCAAACAGCCCAGATTGTAACATAAATGACTTGGGATGGTTCCGAGCCATTCAATCGTTACAAGTTGAGACTGCGTGCAAAACAGTGGATGAACTACTGAAAGCAGTTGTGGATTCTTTTGAGAAGCTATCACCTCATACCCTTAATGCTGTTTTCCTTAGTTTACAGGGATGCATGATGGAAATCATGAAGTTTAAGGGGCAAAGTTGTTACAATATTCCACACATGGAAAAATATGTACTTAGAAGGTTGAACCAACTGCCACAGAACTTGGAAGTCCCAATGGAGTTAATTCAAGGGTGTATAGACTACCTAAATGAGATGGGCAGCCAAGATGGAATCACAgagtgtaataccccgtttcctcgagctaagtttagaataattttgaatttagatttaagatgattcacgccggattgagaaaacgaatttatttaattccaacaaaaatgattttacgaaagcttttgtaaatatttaagtcatttaaattattgtgcattgcatattaatttaagtATGAGTAATATTCTATATATTAAGTATAGAAGATGAAGCCCATTTCAGCCCACAAATCAAATCCATTGAGCCCAAATTCATTGAGCCCAAACAATGACTAATTCCCTAGATATTTTGCTAATTACAATAAGCAAAATATCATGATGATTTAGGGAGTGTGGAGAGGGTGCATGCACGTCCCATTTACCTTTTGAACTCCTTTAAGAAGCCAATCATCTCCCATTCTTCAACAATTCAGCCGATCCATTTGGAAATTTTCTTGCAACTCTAAGCTTCTCACAAAGCGCTTTCTTCGTCCCTGAAGTGAAACGCAGCAACCATAAGTAAGTTCTTCTCAACTTTGAGATTTCTCCATTCATTATGAGTCCATTTTATATCATGATCGAACAAAATGACATTTCAAacttcacaaacaaaaaatcaCGCATACATATGTATACCTGAGCTGTGCATACATTTATGAACATTATCGAttagaaaagaagaaagaagagtaTTGAACATGTTTTTTCGCTTTTGAGTTGGGTCTGAGGTGCCGAGTCGGAGGAGTTGTTGCTGTCGGCGGCGACCTCGTCGTCTGTCGCCGGAGTAAGAGAGAATCAGAGGTAGAGTAAGGGCGGTGGTAGCTgaattggggatctagggctcgACGGAGGCGTGGCCTGTAGGTTGCATTTCCGTCAGATCTGGAGGAGAGGAGAGTGAGGGTAGCGGCCGTGGCTTGCTGCGGTCGCCAGATAAACAGAGGGAGGTGATGGCGCTTCGCCATTGCCAAGGAGGTGATCGGCGTGAGGTGTACCAGTGGGCTGAGAAAGAGAGCAGAGTAGAGaggggcagagcagagtagagaggggcagagcagagcgagaggggcagagcagagtagagagggcagagcagagctgagagaCCAGAGCtggagagcagagctgggataCCAGAGCTGGAGACCAGAGCTGGGATACCAGAGCTGAAAGACCAAAGCTGGAGACCAAAGCTGGGATACCAGAGCTGAGAGACCAGAGATTgagagcagagctgggataCCAGAGCTGAGAGACCAAAGCTGGATAGCAGAGCTGGAATACCAGAGCTGGGAAAACAGAGTATAGTAGAGTAGAATTGAGCATAGTAGAACAGAGCAGAGAAAGGGGGGAGAGGCGGCGATCTCGCCGTGGGCTGCCTTTTTATTAATTGGgcttgtgcatattttaagtaaacacttatatgcttaagtatgaaatgagtcatgcattgcatcatgatttaattggttatttataattccaattacaaaagaaaaatcgagtaagggtattgttggtgttcttaactcaaggaTATTAGTTTTCAatcatttattcattaaattttgaaaacccggctaagtgaatcatagaatgttaagcaatttACCGTGACTTGATTTTAGATTTAAGAGACTCATTAagatagatttcttgtaggccttgaacatcaggaggattagcactgctattccgattcagagataaggttaaacgtcaggcattgcctatacaggtgggcttattttccaaatgtatgattgagctaatgagcttaaatgtttcatgaaatacaaactgtttatccaataaatatttttgtgcactctaccatgtttaaggctcgcatagttaatcaattgaggttcccTTATGACTTAATATGTTGtgtgagaattgtgtacacttgttagctgtctcggtgggttgatctccatcgggcactaaccagaggcgttataaaggtgctcgacgggatgtgttccggagcatagtttatgataggcctgtctggattaatttccgaggtttattttacttggctgggttacgccctcagttcaagtcaacGGGatacagagatccgtcggtgacTAAAtagtccgggatcacagcgagtaacagaatagagtgtgcaaacgcgcgcaaaataattaagtataatatgaaatattttaacatgcttagaagttatttcactctaaaaccttctaagtcatgtcagtatgattggataaactgctcttcagattatgaaatgtttcaaaagttgcagcccactaagtacattagtacttagcccaaatatattttcaaatgtttttcaggttaatggcttgtgctgacggggcgagctgaggctagagttcaactccttattttgacttccgctgtagaactagccagtatctgtcttttgtttccttaacttaagacctttgtgttgtgactctaaacaatatcttttgttgagcctagactatcgactctcaagtatttcgatcagtgaatgttggttatttgAAGCAggaaactaaacttgtgatcctgaagttattatgtttgttgattgattcgtatcactaGAATAcatgtctttcttcatccaaaggggctaagcccgattgttatccctttcaTTCGAATTTCACAAGGAttctcccttgttcatttagatgattagtcgtaccccagttatagttattgtttcaagaattggggtgtgacacagAGATAGTGCAAAGCCTTGGTTTAGATGAGATTGAAGGTTACTAATCAGCATATAACTTAAGTTTTTGGGTAGCATTTTGTAAATCAGAGCACATATGTAGTTGCTCATAAACAATGGTTtaacatttttttgtaaatcagAGCACATATGTAGTTGCTCATAAACAATGGTCTAACCTTTCTTTGTAAATCAGAGCACATATTTAGCAGCTCATAAACAATGGTTTAACACCTTTTTTAGTATCTGTTCTTgtcatatttaatatttgttCTTTGCAAATCAAAACAAATCAGGCTCATCACAACAAGTTCAGAGCaacaaatcaaaacaaataCGGCTCATCACAACAAGTTCAGAGCACCACCAAATCATAGCAACAATTCAGGGCACCATCAAGGGATAAGAAACCCTCATCTTTGCACTGTTTATCGGCTATGGCAACACACTCGACCCACTCCTCCATGCTCGGCTTCCAAGGAAAATAGACAGGGGAGAAATGCATGGGCGACATCACCTCCTCTCTAGTTTCGCAACGTGCTTCTTCCATGCCGCCGGCGACCCCAAGTCCATCATGATACTCATAATCACTGTCGAATTCAGCTTCTAGCTCGAATGGTTGAAGACCACCTCGGATCCAATACAGATCGGTGGACGAGGGGGGTGGCGATGGAGTGGGACGGAAGAGGAGAGAGGAAGTGGCTGAGAAAGGAATGGGACGTAGGAGGAGGGAGGAGGTCGCCGTAAATTACCGTACCTCCACTTGGGGATGGGGAGGGGGAGAGGAGCCGAGGGATGCTCATTTGCCTCGCCGCCGGCGAGCCCACCGCTCGCAGAGACAATCGCGGTAGGGGGGCAGCGAGGGAGAGAGTGAACTGCATAGGGCTGACGATGGGGCGAGACAAGGGTGAGGGTGAGGCGAGGGTTACCCATCGTCGTCTGCCATTAAACCAACGTAGGAGAGAGCGACGACAGAAAACAAGCAAGAGCGGCGGAAGCAAACCCTAGATCTGAGTCTGCGATGGGGAGCGGCGCTTAGGGCGAGAGAGAGAAGACTTGAGGGGCCAGAAACTAAATGGGCTCATTTTAGGGTTTCGGGGAAGACTTGGTTAATTAGGTCCTTACTTCAGATGGGTTAGCCCATTAATTAAGTATAGTTATAACCCCTAATTATCTTTAatctttgtcatttttagaaatagGTCAAATTTCGTGGGACAgcctaaaaaggaaatgagtcatgcttcgtgggacggaagaaatacttcatatttttattatttaaacatgtcatttaatttcgatggtTTCAATATATCGCACGAATGGACTAGCGTATGTATATAGTAATAATACAATGAAATAACGCGGAAGTTGAAGATTCCATCTTAAGATTGCATACTAAATGCACTTtgactttataatatttgatCTCAAATATTCACTTCATTTTAACACTTGTGTGAGAATAATTAGTTTGAACGAGTCAGCTGCCATTAGGAACCTTCTCTACCCCTTTAACTCAAAGTGGGGCCCTTTGTTTCCAACATCGACAATACTCGTTAACTCAATCATGTGTTTTACTTTTGTAAGATTAGTAAAAAACTACAACGATATCCCGTGCGATGCATAGTGagtatcgaaattaaacgacatcaattacttaataaaattttaatttgaaaacgtaaattttcaactttgtataaagtgtaatgacaattatagttattaaataattaataatcatttgataatgaaaattaacattatattttattatgattataaAGTATGATgcttcataataaataaataattcacaaatataaaaaataataatttgaaattatattttttaatatatatactaatttcatTTACAAAGTtaaattaacattaatacaaaaaaatcatttaaaaaaacgagttataaaatgaaccaatatatattccttcacctctattacatttaaactattataataaaaaaatatatgtaaacacAAACACATGATATTTGCTTACTTTtatctaaaaatacaaaaaaaaaaattaattaatataatataaaaaagtaaaCATGTCATTAAAGAGAAAATTATCACTCATTAAAGTAGAGAGGAAAGaacaaaatactaatattttaaaactttaaattatcataacttattcattctaaattaattttttttatcaaaagatgAAAGATAAGAGATAAATTTTGTAgtaaagatagagagagagagagaaaaaatataataacaacaattattaaattacaataaaacaacttcgatataatattaataacaacaataataatagtgcaaaaaaaggaagagataaaaacataaaagaatagagaaaaagaaataggagtgagaaaaataattaccataaattttttaattacaataacttatttgtttcaaattcatattttatgatttttataccaaattaaagatcttgtcattatctttaatttaagatacatattgaaTATCTTTccatatatcaattttatttattttttttaaagaaaatcacTGAagtatgaaagagagagtagaagagagagaaattgtatgaaaaaaatagtgaaaaaaaacgtgtgatagagagaggagagagaaaatgtgaaaaaatgtatagtgaaaggaaagagaaaaattgaCGGGAACAAAAactggtgtttcatatatatatagattagtaTTCATTACACAATCTTATATAATATGCTTGTTTTATGGTACTGCtaatttatgtataaaatattattttctgtAACAGTAGTAAATCATATAGAGatcaaatttcaattttatttttaataaattcatGGTGGTATCGTAGTGAGTATTCTGCCTAAGACATTACATAACTGAGTGAGTAGTTACAAAAAAAGTTTAGATTGTAGATATAATTATGGCCGTAGTTTATACCTTTTCGCAACTAATCTTAATTTAAAACGTAGTTTCTTCTCATAACGACGTCATTATTtcaagactatatgaattatttgctCCCGATAatatttcatttgtttttatagaTCGATGATTTAAGTCACCTAGTGTGTGTGATTCTAAAAAAATagtacttattattattattattaggaaatatgacaaaaaaatacacgaactttgaaaaaagttgcaattttcacttgaactttcaattaagccaaaaaatacataaatttatatttttgttgtacttttcacttaaatttgtctttcaacgaaattagagcttaattgatagtcaaaattaagtcaaatatattaatttttgccttTTTAGATTCCCGAACTTCTAAATACTCTTTCATCATCagaagttagaccaacatcTGGTGAATTTTCGACTATCAATCAAACTCTAATtttgttgaaagtcaaacttaggtgaaaattacaacaaaaatataaattcatgtattttttagcttaattgaaagttgaggtgaaaattataacttttttaaaagttcgtgtatttttcttTTGCCATAATTCCTTATTATTGTCACCAGAGCGAGGAGTCAATATATATTCACTTTCCATAATTGGTAATTTTGGTTCCACTTTTGTTTCTCTACCTGTAATTTATTCCAAGTCTTCTATTAGATaatttttatagatttttatCTTCATGTTATGGATGTATTTTTGTAATGACACTATCAtaatacaataataaaataaatccataatAAAACACAGTTTCATGACAAAATATCCAAAAATAGTTGTTGTCATCATCGTAGATTCCATAATGTCACACCGTATAGAATTAATAGTAGGTACAATGGTGCTAGACACCTCAAATAGTCATCTCAACTTAatccaaaaaaacaaaaaataaaaaataatagtcATCTCAACTTGCAAATGAATCACGGGGTACAATAGCAAAAATGGGAAATTTCCAAGTAAATTTAACTCTTGAACCACGAGAAATTCAATATCACATACACATTGATGATATGAAATCGTAAATAGAGTAtagtgataaaataaaatacgaaatttttatttttatattttgaaaaaataccAGAATGCTACAATCTTTGTGATTAAAAATCCAGAAAATGAGACTTTATGAAGGTTTGAATCGGTCAGCCCTCAAAAATACTATTGGTCCACAAAGAAAAAACTCGGTTTCTCAGTCAAACTTCAACTCTCCCACTCTTTTCTacatgattttctttcttcaatcaatCCTAAAAGTTTTCTTTAAATACAAATGTTTCATCAGCTTCACCAGCATCACCCTATCCtcctctcatatatatatataacattccCTTAGCTTTCCAATATAAGAAAGTTGCACCACATTTTCTCAACCAAATTCATTGTTTGTAACTAAAAAAGGGGCAAAAGAGAAAAGAATAGCTTCTTTCTTCACCATCTTCATATATATGAAAGAGATTCTTACCTTGCTGCATAGCTAGAGCAGTCCCAAGCTGAACGAGCATCGTTTCGTGGAAATCGGCCCTCCATCTTTCCCGCAAGAGAGCCATAGCAAAAGTAAAAGTAAGAAAATGGAGCGGGTTTCGACATGGGACCTGaaagtgctcaccgatgaattAGCTCAAGGGATGGAGAAAGCCATGCAGCTCCGGTTTCATCTGTGCTCGACGTCTCACTCTGAGGCCGAGGACTTGATTCTGCagaggataatatcgacttttgagAAGGCTCTTTGCATCCTAAAGTGTGGTGGACATGTTGGAGTAGCACACGTGGGAGCTCAGGCTGCAGCTCCCGAGTCTTCGATCTCTGCTGATGGAAGTTCAAGAAGCGATGATACGAACAAGAATATCAAAGAATATCAAGAACAGGGCTATGCATCTAAGAAAAGGTAGATAGATACAGCAGTAAAATGATCATAGACACTCAAAAACAATAGAGAGGAAAATTTTGACTAACATTCTATTTCTTGTTTGATATCACAGGAAATTGCAGCCTACCTGGACAGAACAAGTGAAAGTCAACTCCGAAAACGGGCTTGAAGGGCCCGGCGATGACGGATATAGTTGGAGAAAGTATGGGCAGAAAGACATTTTGGGAGCTAAATATCCTAGGTtcattctctttctctctctctgtacaTCAAAAGGCATAAAAGCGAAATCCACTTTGTTCGATACTTACATTACGACAGACTAAAAAGATAGATTGCAAAGGCACAAATAAAAACATTTGCATGAGAATATGGTCTGAAAAATATATATGGTCTTTTTGCAGAAGCTATTACCGGTGTACCTACCGCCAAGGCCGGAATTGTTGGGCAACGAAGCAAGTGCAGAGATCAGACGAAGATGCCACCGTATTTGAGATCACATACAAAGGAACACACGCATGCAAACAGTTCAATAATGCAGTTCCACCACCAACATCACCAGAAAAACAAGAACTCAAAAGTAACAACCCATGTTATGATCAACTAGAACAGAACCCAATGCTTTCAAACTTTAGAGCTAACCTCAGAGTCAACACCGAGGTCTCAGATATTCAGGAGATGCCAGCCTACTTCTCTTTTCCATCGACATTTGCATGCtacgaaaaagaaaatcattGTTATCCGATTTCTGCTCTGGTTGACGACAACCACCTGCAAGGAACATATTCCCCGTTGTTCTATTCTCCAGCCACGTCCGGATCAAATTGCTTCTCCACTGCAACATATCAGATGAGAGACCACGACTACGGGGGCAATGATAACACAGACATAATGTCAGCCCATGCCTCGACAAACAATTCTCCAATTGGGGGAATGGAGTTTTCAATTGAGCCAGCAGAGATAGATCCAAATTTCCCATTCAACGTCCCCGGATTTTTCACATAATCGAAGTTCAAACTTTCTGAAAGTGGAAAACAAGAGGGAAGGGCGTGGTTTCACAACCACTATTCTTGATCATAAAGATTAGGGAATAACATTCTTGTAGGAACTTATCCAGATGCTTGAGATGAAAACCAAGGACTAAGCATGTATGAATAACAAGTTCAGCGGTCTAGTTAGTCTAGTCTTCATGTATAGAATCAGAGTGTCATCACTCTTTTTATTCAACTTTTGCTAATACATTAGCCTAACCAACAAAATAGTCATTTGGAGTTATCAATTTGGAATTTGATGGTTCATCCAAACAAATACAACCGGAAAAAGAAGcaagaaagaaaaggaaaaccCTTCAACGACGACACCTCTAAAGTTGTATAGGAATTACGACCTTATCTGCTGAAATAGCATAGAAACGGATAATTAACCGGGAATACTAGATACAATTAGTACCATGATATACATGTAAGCTACCAGGTCCTACAATGTTGCTAATGAACTAAAAGGAAAATATGACCTCACATAAGATAATCAGAGACCATGCAAAGCGTTGGAAAGACAAGCTGCAGATAAGTGACAAGACATGATGAATAACACAGAGATGAAAAATGGGATCCCTGCCTAAGAAGTTCATTTGCAGAGTTGAAAGAGTGGTTTGCATGATCTCATGCATCCCAAGTATGGACATCACGTGAATTAATTacagaataaaaataaaacttcaCATGATTGCAGCACGCTAGAGTGCCATTACTGGGGTTGTGAGCACCAAAGGGTCACATTGATCACCTAACCGATGAATTATCCTCCTCTTTGGCTTCAGTGGTAAAATTCGACGTGTTACCATTCCCATCTCCAGCTTTCCTAAGAGCCTCTCTGAGGCCTAAAACAATGAACACGTTGGTCAGAGAAAGCAGCGACTCAGCTCCACCGTGTAGCCAATCTACATTGGACAAAGATGTTCCATAGTGCACCTTTGCTGTTTGGAAACACAAAATTGGGTAAAGAAAGAAGTGAATTAGAGAAGACACAAATTATTGTTCACATTATATAGGAAGTAAAAGTTGCCTTATTGAAGAATGCTACCGTAAATTCCAGCCGGTACTGCAGAGAAAGATGAGGAAAGATTAAAACAGGATAAAATGTTAAGCTCAAACATATAGATTAGATAGAATTTACAGTTTCAAACTGAAAGAACACAACAAGTCTCAAATTTGAGGGTTAAAGAGTGTTCAAAATGAATGAGTATCTTTCCAATTTAATCAATCTTTAGCCTTCTTTAAGTTCCAAATTCATAAGGGATTACAACAATTAGCAGATGATTTCTTATGTTGCCTTCTAAAAgagatttttattaaaaaattattattaccAAAATAAACACACACTATCCTATTAGCAAATGACTTCTTACGTTGCCTTCGAAAACAGATATAACTGCTAAATCGTGTCATACAATGAAAAAGATTCCATCTTTCCAAAAGCAATCCCTTTTTCACTACAATTACATACAGCacaaaaaaaaaccctaatgCTCCCAAAAATATACAGAACTGAAATTCTAAGAAAGAAAGCCGCAATTCAAATTTAGAAGAGCTTAAAAAACAGCTTACTCGTAGCGCCGACGAAAGCAAGCAAAAAGTAGAAGCCAAAGAGAGTGAGTTTTGGGGCAGACTTGGATTTGGTGATGAAATAAAGGAAACCCAGAtaggggaagagagagaaagcgaAGAGCTGCGATGCTATGCTCTGTGAATCAATGCTAGGCGCCCATGGATCCACGGGCAACAAGAAGCCATTGCAGATTATC comes from Salvia miltiorrhiza cultivar Shanhuang (shh) chromosome 3, IMPLAD_Smil_shh, whole genome shotgun sequence and encodes:
- the LOC131017823 gene encoding probable WRKY transcription factor 53 — translated: MERVSTWDLKVLTDELAQGMEKAMQLRFHLCSTSHSEAEDLILQRIISTFEKALCILKCGGHVGVAHVGAQAAAPESSISADGSSRSDDTNKNIKEYQEQGYASKKRKLQPTWTEQVKVNSENGLEGPGDDGYSWRKYGQKDILGAKYPRSYYRCTYRQGRNCWATKQVQRSDEDATVFEITYKGTHACKQFNNAVPPPTSPEKQELKSNNPCYDQLEQNPMLSNFRANLRVNTEVSDIQEMPAYFSFPSTFACYEKENHCYPISALVDDNHLQGTYSPLFYSPATSGSNCFSTATYQMRDHDYGGNDNTDIMSAHASTNNSPIGGMEFSIEPAEIDPNFPFNVPGFFT
- the LOC131017824 gene encoding uncharacterized protein LOC131017824 → MSSSLVQIQTWFKNPDSTRLCKNTCNSHPNGETIFTLKRQFELKHQIQIVNGRRTAHAARKGIICNGFLLPVDPWAPSIDSQSIASQLFAFSLFPYLGFLYFITKSKSAPKLTLFGFYFLLAFVGATIPAGIYAKVHYGTSLSNVDWLHGGAESLLSLTNVFIVLGLREALRKAGDGNGNTSNFTTEAKEEDNSSVR